The genomic region TTGGTGGGGTGCAGCCCGTCGGCGTCCTTGGCGGGGTCGATCAGCCCCAGCACCTGGTTCTCGTCGCGGCCCTTCGGCAGCGGAAGCTGCACGATGTAGCCGGTGCAGGCCGGGTCGGCGTTGAGCGTGCGGACGGCGTCCTCGATCTCGTCCTGGCTGGCGCTGGCCGGCAGGTCCACCCGGATCGACTCGATGCCGACCTCCGCGCAGTCCTTGTGCTTGCCGTTGACGTACCAGCGCGACCCGGGGTCGTCACCGACCAGGACCGTGCCCAGGCCGGGGCGCACGCCCCGCTCGGCCAGCTCGGCGACCCGTACGCGCAGCTCGTCCTTGATCGCGGCCGCCGTGGCGGTTCCGTCCAGCTTCTGTGCAGTCATGGCAGGGCTCCCGATCGTCCTGGTCAGTGGAAGAAGTGGCGGGTGCCGGTGAAGTACATCGTCACCCCGGCGGCCTTGGCCGCCTCGATGGTCAGCTCGTCGCGGATCGACCCACCGGGCTGCACGATCGCGCTCACCCCGGCGTCGATGAGGATCTGGGGCCCGTCCTCGAACGGGAAGAAGGCGTCGGAGGCGGCGACCGAGCCGGCGGCCCGCTCCCCCGCCCGCTCCACGGCCAGCCGGCAGGAGTCGACCCGGTTGACCTGGCCCATCCCGACCCCGACCGAGGCGCCGTCCTTGGCCAGCAGGATCGCGTTGGACTTCACCGAGCGGCAGGCGCGCCAGGCGAAGGCCAGGTCCGCGAGCACGTCCGGGCTGGCCGCCTCGCCGGTGGCCAGGGTCCACGCGGACGGGTCGTCGCCGGGCGCCTGGAACCGGTCGGTGACCTGGGCGAGAGAGCCGCCCGGGACCTGCCGGACCTCGGTGGGGTCGGCGCCCGGGGGCGGGGACACCAGCAAGCGGATGTTCTTCTTCGCGGCCAGCACCTCCACGGCGCCGTCCTCGTACGCCGGGGCGACGACGACCTCGGTGAACACCTCCGCGACCTGCTCGGCCATCGCGACGCTGACCGGCCGGTTGGTGGCGATCACGCCGCCGAACGCCGAGACCGGGTCGCACTCGTGGGCGCGGCGGTGCGCCTGGGCCACGTCCGCGCCGACGGCGATGCCGCAGGGGTTCGCGTGCTTGATGATCGCGACCGCCGGGTCGGCGAAGTCGTAGGCGGCCCGGTGCGCCGCGCTCGCGTCGACGTAGTTGTTGTAGGACATCTCCTTGCCGTGCAACTGCTCGGCGTGGGCGAGGCCCGGCTCCGCGCCGATCTCGGTGTAGAGCGCGGCCGGCTGGTGGGCGTTCTCGCCGTAGCGCAGCACGGCCTTCCGCTCGAACGCCTGGCCGTGGAACGCCGGCCACGGGGTGTCCTCGTCGGCCCCGAGGGTGTGGGCGAACCAGTTCGCGACCTGCACGTCGTACGCCGCGGTGTGCGCGAACGCGGCGGCGGCGAGCCGCTGCCGCTCGGCCAGGGTGAAGCCGCCCTCCTGCGCGGCGCGCAGCACCTCGGCGTACATCGCCGGGGAGGTGGCGATCGCGACCGAGGGGTGGTTCTTGGCGGCGGCGCGCACCATCGAGGGGCCGCCGATGTCGATCTGCTCCACGCACTCGTCGGGCGCCGCGCCCGAGGCCACGGTCTGCGAGAACGGGTAGAGGTTGCACACCACGAGGTCGAACGGCTCCACGTCGAGCTCGGCGAGCTGCGCCACGTGGGAGTCCAGGCGCCGGTCGGCGAGGATGCCGGCGTGCACGCGCGGGTGCAGCGTCTTCACCCGCCCGTCCAGGCACTCCGGGAAGCCGGTGAGCTCCTCCACCCGGGTGACCGGAAGGCCGAGGCCCTCGATCAGGGCCGCGGAGCCGCCGGTGGAGACCAGGACGACGCCCGCCTCGTGGAGCCCGCGGACGAGCTCGTCGAGGCCGGACTTGTCGTAGACGGAGACCAGCGCGCGCTTGATCGGGACGCGGTTGTCGGGCACGGGACCAACTCCTGCTCAGGGGTGCTTGACATACGGATCATGTGGAGGAGCACCCAGGCGGTCGATGCTCCCTGATCCCCCGAAGGGGCCACTCCCCGGTGGTCTGCCCACCTGCGCCAGTCGTGTGAGCGCCAGCATAGCGGCGGCTCAGGACCCGATGCGGACCCGCCGGCCCTCGACCGCGAAGCCCTCGCGCGCCAGCCGGCCCACCGTGGCGACGAGCATGGTGCGCTCGGCCACCTTGATCCGCTCGTGCAGGGTCTCGACGGTGTCGTCGTCCTCGACCGGCACCGCGGCCTGGGCCACGATCGGGCCGGTGTCGACGCCGGGGTCGACGACGAACAGCGTCGCGCCGACCACCTTCACGCCGTACGCCAGGGCGTCGGCGGCGCCGTGCATGCCGGGGAACGCGGGCAACAGGGCCGGATGGGTGTTGAGGTAGCGGCCGCCGAAGCGCCCGAGGAACGCCGGTCCGGCGAGCTTCATGAACCCGGCCGAGACGACCAGGTCGGGGTCGTGGTCCGCGCACGCCTGCGCCATCGCGGCGTCCCACTCCTCGCGGGTAGCGAAGTCCGAGACCCGGTGCACGAACGTGGGGATCCCCGCCCGCTCGGCGCGGGCCAGCCCCTCGATGCCGTCGCGGTCGGCCCCGACCGCCACCACCTCGGCGCCGTACGCCGGATCGGCGCAGGCGTCGAGCAGCGCCTGGAGGTTGGTGCCGGCCCCCGAGACGAGCACGACGATTCTGGCTGGCCTGGCTGGCCTGGCGGGCTGGGCGGGTCTGGCGGGGTGCGGCACGGCGGACACCCTAGCGGCCGGGGCGCTCCCGGTTTTCCGCCCGGCGCCCCAGCCAGGTGGCCAGCAGCCCGCCGACGAGCCCGCCCACGCCGAGGGCGGTGACGGCGTGCACGGTGACGTCGAGCGCGAGCGGCGCGACGTCGGTCATCCGGCCGGGGCCCACCGCGCCGCCGGAGAGCGCCGCCAGCAGGCCGAACAGCACGCCGGCGCTCACCCCGCCGGCGAGGCCGCGCACCGCGCCCTCGAGCCAGCCGGTGGCCGGGAGCCGGCGCAGGGCTCGGTACGCGGCCCAGGCCGCGACCAGCGGACCGAGCGCGACGAGGTACGCCGTCCAGGCGGCGGGGGCGCCGTTGTCGGGCAGCGCCGCCAGCAGCGGGAACATCGGCAGCGCGCCGATCGTCACCGCCGTGGGCGAGACCAGGGTCCCGAGCCCGACGGTGAAGCCGGGCCCGAGCAGGTAGGAGCCGGAGAAGACGGTCGCGTTCGGCAGCACCGCGGTGGTCAGCAGCGTGAAGAGCGTGGCGTCGCCGGCGTCGGCGTGCAGCTGGGCGGTGACGTTGACCGCCGTACCGGCGTCGACGACCAGCGCGACCAGGAGCACCGCCAGGGACACGGCCAGCCAGGTGAGCAGCACCCGTCGGCAGACGAGGGCGGCGCCGCGGATGGTGCCGGGCAGCAGCGCCGTCCAGATCGCCGCCCGGCCGGACCCCACAGCCACCCCGCAGGCGCCGAAGGTCAGGCACAGCCCCAGCGACCAGAGCACGACGGCGCCGGTGTCGGGCGCCGTCGCCGCGGTGCCGGCCACGGCGCAGGTGAGCGCCGCGACGGCGGCGTACCCGAGGGCGAGCAGGGCGCTGGCGCCGGGCACCGTCCAGTCCCGGGCGCCGTCCGCGATCGCGTCGGCGTCGGGTCCGTGGCCGGAGACAGCGTCGCCGACCCACTCGCCCACCCGCCACACGACCCAGGCGCACACCAGCGTGACCCCGAGCGGCACCGCCTCGATCGGCACCCCGCCGACCCGCAGGCCGGAGCCGTGGCCGAGCAGCCAGCCCAGCGCACCGACCCGGAGCCCGTCACTGGGTGTGCCGTGGGCGCCGGCGTCGGTGAGGAACCAGCCCACGACGCCGAGCGCGAGGCAGCCCAGGAGCGTGGTCAGCGCAGCGACCGCGCCGCCGAGCGTGGCGACCGCCAGCAGCGGTCGGCGGTGCCGCAGGTCCACGCGGACCCGGGCCGAGGCGGGGAGCAGGGACGTCATGACCCGGACATCATCGCCCGCGGGTCCGGGACCCGGTGGCTCCCACGCCGAGCCGGGGACCGGTCGCGTACCTTGGAGGGCGCCATGAAGGACCCCTCCGACTTCGACGCGTTCTACCAGGACGCCCGCGAGCGCCTGCTGCTGCAGGCTTTCGCGCTGACCGGCGACCTGCCGGCCGCGCGCGGCGCGGTCCGGGACGCGTTCGTGATCACCTGGCACCACTGGGCCAAGGTGAGCCGGTCCGAGGACCCCGAGGCGTGGACCCGTCCGCAGGCGTGGGCGCACGCCCAGCGCCGGCACTCCGCCCGTCCCTGGCACCGGGAGAAGGACCTCGACGAGGACGCCCGCGCGACCCTGGACGCCCTCGCCGCTCTCACCACCGAGCAGCGCCGGATCCTGCTGCTGACCCTGCTGGCCAACGGCACCCTCGCCGACCACGCCCGCGAGATCGGCATCACCCGCGACGAGGCCGAGCGCCAGCTCCAGATCGCGACCGCCCAGGTGTCGATGGCCACCGGCGTCACCACCGCCGAGGTCCGGACCCTGCTCTCCCCGCTGGCCGAGGTCGTGTCCCGGGTCCGGTTCCCCCAGCCCGGGATCCTGCGGCGCGCGGGCACCCGCCGCCGGCGTACCCAGGCGGCGCTCGGGGCCCTGGTCGCCGTCGCCGCGGTGGTCGTCAGCGGCCTCGTGGTCACCGACACCGGCGGTGTCCGCCCGAGCCTGGAGGGCGCCGGCCTCACCGGCAGCGGCGACGACTCGTCCTCCTCCGCACCCGCCGACACCGAGCCGCCGGAGCTCGGGGACGACAACCTGCTGACCCCCGAGCAGGTCGGCGCCCGGTTCCCCGACAGCACCTGGACCGCGGAGCGCACCGACGACAACACCGCCGGGGACGGCCTGATCCTCCCCTGCCAGACGACGCGGTACGCCGACTCCCGCAGCCTCACCGCCCGGGCCCGGGCCTTCGCGGCCACCTCGGTCGCGAAGGGCCGCCGCAAGGCCCCGGCCCGCAGCACCGTGCAGCTCGCGGAGGCCTCGACCACCGACCGGGCAGCGGGGCGGGCGTTCCGCACCTCCGTCGACTGGTTCGCCGGCTGCACCACCGACCGCACCCAGCTGCTCGCGACCTACCGGGTCCAGGGGGCCGGCGACCGCGCCTCGCTGCTGGTGCTGCGCGACTGGAGCCGGCCGGTGACGACGATCGTGGCCGGCGTGGCCCGCACCGGACGGGTCACCACCACGGTGGCCACCACCGCGGCCGGGTCCGGCCCGGCCGAGGTGAAGCCCGCCGCCCGCCTGCTCGGCGACGCGGTGCGAGACCTGTGCGACCTGCCCGAGGCGGGCGCCTGCGCCGAGCCCCGGCCCACCGTCCGCGCGGCCACACCGCCGCGGACCGGCACCGTCCCGGCGATGCTCTCGGCCGTCGACCTGCCGCCGGCCAGCGGCGTCGCCAAGCCGTGGGTCGGCACCGAGCCCCGACGGGCCCGGGAGAACTACGCGGCCACCACCTGCGACGACGCCTCCTTCCGGGGCCGGACCTGGTCGAACACGCTGACCCGCACCTTCGTGATCCCCGGCGCGAAGCTGCCCGCCGAGTTCGGCATCACCCAGACCGTCGGGTCCACCAGCGAGCGGCGCGCCCGCCGGTTCGTCCAGGACATCCGCGCCCGGATCGCCCGCTGCCCGGACCGTGACCTCGGCAGCGAGGTCGAGGAGATCGCCGACCGCAGCGGCCGGCGTACCGACCTGTCGGTGTGGGACGTGACCACCGAGGTCTCCGACGACCGCTCGATCCGCTACCTGGTGGCCCTGGTCCGCAACGGCACGGCGGTCTCCCAGGTCGGCTTCGTGCCCTCCGGCCGGGTCCAGATCTCCGACCCGGAGTTCGTCGCCCTCGCCGAGCGGGCCCTCCAGCGGCTGCAGTACCTCCCGCCGCCGCGGGGGTGAGCGGGCGGGGGTCGAGGATCCCCGGTACACCGGGGATCCCCAGGGTTCTCGGGGATTGCAAGCCCCCAGAAGCGCGGGGAGTGCCCGAGGAGTCCCGGGTCGGGACGCACGAAGGCCCGCCCCCGGACGGGAGCGGGCCTTCGTGGTGCTGGGCTCAGAGCGCCTGCAGGATCTCCCGCATCAGCGCGGCGGTCTCGGACGGCGTCTTGCCGACCTTGACCCCGGCGGCCTCGAGGGCCTCCTTCTTGCCCTGGGCCGTGCCCGCGCCGTCGGCGACGATGGCGCCGGCGTGGCCCATCGTCTTGCCCTCGGGAGCGGTGAAGCCGGCGACGTAGCCGACGACCGGCTTGGTGACGTGCTCCTTGATGTACGCCGCGGCCTTCTCCTCCGCGTCGCCACCGATCTCGCCGATCATCACGATCGCCTTGGTCTCGGGGTCCGCCTCGAACGCCTCGAGGGCGTCGATGTGGGTGGTCCCGATGATCGGGTCGCCGCCGATGCCGATGGCGGTCGAGAAGCCGTAGTCCTTCAGCTCGAACATCATCTGGTAGGTCAGCGTGCCCGACTTCGACACCAGCCCGACCGGGCCCTTGCCGGCGATCGTGGCGGGGGTGATGCCCGCGAGCGCCTCCCCCGGCGTGATGATGCCGGGACAGTTCGGGCCGATGATGCGCGTCTGCTTGCCCTGGGCGTAGGCCCAGAACTCGGCGCTGTCCTGCACCGGCACGCCCTCGGTGATGATCACCAGGAGCCCGATCTCGGCGTCGATGGCCTCGATCACGGCGTCCTTGGTGAACGCCGGCGGCACGAACGCGACCGACACGTCGGCGCCGGTCTCCTTGATCGCCTCGGCGACCGAGGCGAACACGGGCAGCTCGACGTCGTTGCCGTCCGCGTCCTGGTGGGTCACGGTGGTGCCGGCCTTGCGGGCGTTGACGCCGCCGACGACGTTGGTCCCGGCCTTGAGCATCAGGCGGGTGTGCTTGGTGCCCTCACCGCCGGTGATGCCCTGGACGATGACCTTGGAGTCCTTGTTCAGAAAGATCGACATTCTCAGACCCCTGCCTTGTTCGCGAGCTCGGCGGCCTTGTCGGCCGCACCGTCCATGGTGTCCACCAGCGTCACCAGCGGGTGGTTGGCCTCCGCGAGGATGCGGCGGCCCTCCTCCACGTTGTTGCCGTCGAGGCGTACGACGAGGGGCTTGCTCGCCTCGTCACCGAGGATCTCCAGCGCGCCCACGATGCCGTTGGCGACCGCGTCGCAGGACGTGATGCCACCGAAGACGTTGACGAAGACGCTCTTGACCTGCGGGTCGTTGAGGATCACGTCGAGACCGTCCGCCATCACCTGCGCGGAGGCGCCGCCGCCGATGTCGAGGAAGTTGGCGGGCTTCACGCCGCCGTGCGCCTCACCGGCGTACGCGACCACGTCGAGGGTGCTCATCACGAGACCCGCGCCGTTGCCGATGATGCCGACAGCGCCGTCGAGCTTGACGTAGTTGAGGCCCTTCTCCTTGGCCTTCGCCTCGAGGGGGTCGGCCGCGGCCTTGTCCTCGAACGCGGCGTGGTCGGCGTGGCGGAACTCGGCGTTCTCGTCGAGCGAGACCTTGCCGTCCAGCGCCTCGAGCTTGTCACCGGCCAGACGGGCCAGCGGGTTCACCTCGACCAGCGTGGCGTCCTCCTCGACGAAGACCTTCCACAGCGTCAGGACCGTCTGCACGGCCTGGTCGACCAGAGCCTCGGGGAAGCCGGCCTCGGCCACGATCGCCTTGGCCTTCTCCTCGTCGACGCCGGTGCCCGGGTCGATCGGGATCTGCTTGACGGCGTCGGGGTTGGTCTTGGCGACCTCCTCGATCTCCACACCGCCCTCGACGCTCGCGATGCACAGGTAGCGACGGTTCGCCCGGTCGAGCAGGAACGAGAAGTAGTACTCCTCCTCGATGCTCGCGGCCGGGGCGATCAGGACGCGGTTGACGGTGAGGCCCTTGATCTCCATCCCGAGGATCGCCTCGGCGTGGGCCTGCGCCTCGTCGGGGGTCTTGGCGAGCTTGACGCCGCCCGCCTTGCCCCGGCCGCCGGCCTTGACCTGCGCCTTGACGACGACGACACCGAGCTTCTCGGCGGCCTCGCGAGCCTCGGCGGGGGTGTTGGCGACGATGCCGAGTGTCACCGGCACGTCATGCTTGGCGAAGAGCTCCTTCGCCTGGTACTCCATCAGGTCCACTGAGTCCACCAGTCTGTAGTCGCGTGTGATCACGGATGCGAGTCGCGTGGCCCGCGTGGAGCAGCACTGCGGCTCGGCACAACTCCGGCACCCTAGTGCCGGACGCCGCTCGCCACGAGTG from Nocardioides pantholopis harbors:
- a CDS encoding SigE family RNA polymerase sigma factor; amino-acid sequence: MKDPSDFDAFYQDARERLLLQAFALTGDLPAARGAVRDAFVITWHHWAKVSRSEDPEAWTRPQAWAHAQRRHSARPWHREKDLDEDARATLDALAALTTEQRRILLLTLLANGTLADHAREIGITRDEAERQLQIATAQVSMATGVTTAEVRTLLSPLAEVVSRVRFPQPGILRRAGTRRRRTQAALGALVAVAAVVVSGLVVTDTGGVRPSLEGAGLTGSGDDSSSSAPADTEPPELGDDNLLTPEQVGARFPDSTWTAERTDDNTAGDGLILPCQTTRYADSRSLTARARAFAATSVAKGRRKAPARSTVQLAEASTTDRAAGRAFRTSVDWFAGCTTDRTQLLATYRVQGAGDRASLLVLRDWSRPVTTIVAGVARTGRVTTTVATTAAGSGPAEVKPAARLLGDAVRDLCDLPEAGACAEPRPTVRAATPPRTGTVPAMLSAVDLPPASGVAKPWVGTEPRRARENYAATTCDDASFRGRTWSNTLTRTFVIPGAKLPAEFGITQTVGSTSERRARRFVQDIRARIARCPDRDLGSEVEEIADRSGRRTDLSVWDVTTEVSDDRSIRYLVALVRNGTAVSQVGFVPSGRVQISDPEFVALAERALQRLQYLPPPRG
- a CDS encoding cell division protein PerM encodes the protein MTSLLPASARVRVDLRHRRPLLAVATLGGAVAALTTLLGCLALGVVGWFLTDAGAHGTPSDGLRVGALGWLLGHGSGLRVGGVPIEAVPLGVTLVCAWVVWRVGEWVGDAVSGHGPDADAIADGARDWTVPGASALLALGYAAVAALTCAVAGTAATAPDTGAVVLWSLGLCLTFGACGVAVGSGRAAIWTALLPGTIRGAALVCRRVLLTWLAVSLAVLLVALVVDAGTAVNVTAQLHADAGDATLFTLLTTAVLPNATVFSGSYLLGPGFTVGLGTLVSPTAVTIGALPMFPLLAALPDNGAPAAWTAYLVALGPLVAAWAAYRALRRLPATGWLEGAVRGLAGGVSAGVLFGLLAALSGGAVGPGRMTDVAPLALDVTVHAVTALGVGGLVGGLLATWLGRRAENRERPGR
- the sucC gene encoding ADP-forming succinate--CoA ligase subunit beta, with translation MDLMEYQAKELFAKHDVPVTLGIVANTPAEAREAAEKLGVVVVKAQVKAGGRGKAGGVKLAKTPDEAQAHAEAILGMEIKGLTVNRVLIAPAASIEEEYYFSFLLDRANRRYLCIASVEGGVEIEEVAKTNPDAVKQIPIDPGTGVDEEKAKAIVAEAGFPEALVDQAVQTVLTLWKVFVEEDATLVEVNPLARLAGDKLEALDGKVSLDENAEFRHADHAAFEDKAAADPLEAKAKEKGLNYVKLDGAVGIIGNGAGLVMSTLDVVAYAGEAHGGVKPANFLDIGGGASAQVMADGLDVILNDPQVKSVFVNVFGGITSCDAVANGIVGALEILGDEASKPLVVRLDGNNVEEGRRILAEANHPLVTLVDTMDGAADKAAELANKAGV
- the purH gene encoding bifunctional phosphoribosylaminoimidazolecarboxamide formyltransferase/IMP cyclohydrolase; amino-acid sequence: MPDNRVPIKRALVSVYDKSGLDELVRGLHEAGVVLVSTGGSAALIEGLGLPVTRVEELTGFPECLDGRVKTLHPRVHAGILADRRLDSHVAQLAELDVEPFDLVVCNLYPFSQTVASGAAPDECVEQIDIGGPSMVRAAAKNHPSVAIATSPAMYAEVLRAAQEGGFTLAERQRLAAAAFAHTAAYDVQVANWFAHTLGADEDTPWPAFHGQAFERKAVLRYGENAHQPAALYTEIGAEPGLAHAEQLHGKEMSYNNYVDASAAHRAAYDFADPAVAIIKHANPCGIAVGADVAQAHRRAHECDPVSAFGGVIATNRPVSVAMAEQVAEVFTEVVVAPAYEDGAVEVLAAKKNIRLLVSPPPGADPTEVRQVPGGSLAQVTDRFQAPGDDPSAWTLATGEAASPDVLADLAFAWRACRSVKSNAILLAKDGASVGVGMGQVNRVDSCRLAVERAGERAAGSVAASDAFFPFEDGPQILIDAGVSAIVQPGGSIRDELTIEAAKAAGVTMYFTGTRHFFH
- the sucD gene encoding succinate--CoA ligase subunit alpha; translation: MSIFLNKDSKVIVQGITGGEGTKHTRLMLKAGTNVVGGVNARKAGTTVTHQDADGNDVELPVFASVAEAIKETGADVSVAFVPPAFTKDAVIEAIDAEIGLLVIITEGVPVQDSAEFWAYAQGKQTRIIGPNCPGIITPGEALAGITPATIAGKGPVGLVSKSGTLTYQMMFELKDYGFSTAIGIGGDPIIGTTHIDALEAFEADPETKAIVMIGEIGGDAEEKAAAYIKEHVTKPVVGYVAGFTAPEGKTMGHAGAIVADGAGTAQGKKEALEAAGVKVGKTPSETAALMREILQAL
- the purN gene encoding phosphoribosylglycinamide formyltransferase, producing MLVSGAGTNLQALLDACADPAYGAEVVAVGADRDGIEGLARAERAGIPTFVHRVSDFATREEWDAAMAQACADHDPDLVVSAGFMKLAGPAFLGRFGGRYLNTHPALLPAFPGMHGAADALAYGVKVVGATLFVVDPGVDTGPIVAQAAVPVEDDDTVETLHERIKVAERTMLVATVGRLAREGFAVEGRRVRIGS